The genomic segment GGCACCGCCGCCTGCCAGTTCGATGAGCTTGGGATACAGCCCCACACCGCTGAGGATCACTCCTGCCACCACAAAGCTCACCAGAATCCGTGCCGGGGTCAGCTTGGTGTAGTCGATGAGCGCCTGTCCGATGGCGCACAGTGCGCCGCCTACGAGAAATGCCCACACATATTCCATGTCAGTTCCCTCCTTTTTTGTCTGCGCTGATGTGGATCAGATGGGAGATGCCCGGAATGCTCTCCCCCTGCTGGGATGCGGTGGGGGACATGAGAGCGCCCGTTGCCGCAAAGAGGATGTTCTTCAATTCCCCCGTCCGGA from the Ruminococcus champanellensis 18P13 = JCM 17042 genome contains:
- the spoVAE gene encoding stage V sporulation protein AE, whose translation is MEYVWAFLVGGALCAIGQALIDYTKLTPARILVSFVVAGVILSGVGLYPKLIELAGGGASVPLTGFGHLLAEGVRKAVDEHGFLGVFLGGLTSAAGGITAAMLFGLLAAVCFRSKDK